From the genome of Biomphalaria glabrata chromosome 1, xgBioGlab47.1, whole genome shotgun sequence, one region includes:
- the LOC106078677 gene encoding uncharacterized protein LOC106078677 isoform X1, with protein sequence MDSIRKLVNNNRIIFLQTMDTFLFINAFPGLHPSKRTELNARLNATGDSNANSYLLDAMLKVDDFPEKFIKFCDDHDCCTNLRNLISEEMHRISSRLNSTSAHTCSFNSRKISSEASNGEHTQATMAIPRHSEQENNLNQNEIACEMNLDAERNMKEELTMPSYNEALVLQEKDHNKLNEEAPCTLMAGLNNNSQGANKPSMLDKELCDLTSAGSQGSDDSYYLTDSDTTDCVEPNHEIDSLKETVPKNISECDDDTQYMSTLNVSEKGNNSKINTAIAAGKLTNDDALSSGIHGEGLEKEKQSMAVLNISNSSAEDGSNNNCSLSVMSEKLEPCSQTEVKQLFDGHCEEKECLDDFSTFTDSILGDFPEILKETCEEPQISLNSVQGFSGTPDVSERSEAAASSGSAISQDEAPFPLSMKHEASIVLNVFKNMGHCILQHMVNSFE encoded by the exons ATGGATAGTATCAGGAAATTGGTCAACAataatagaataatttttttacaaacgaTGGACACTTTCCTTTTTATTAATGCATTTCCAGGTCTTCATCCATCAAAAAGA ACAGAATTGAACGCTCGTTTAAACGCTACAGGTGATTCTAATGCCAATTCTTATCTTCTTGATGCCATGTTGAAAGTGGACGATTTTCCTGAAAAGTTCATTAAGTTTTGTGATGACCATGACTGCTGCACTAATCTTAGAAATCTTATATCGGAAGaaa tgCACAGAATTTCATCAAGACTGAATTCTACATCTGCTCATACATGCTCATTTAATTCAAGAAAAATTTCTAGTGAAGCTTCTAATGGAGAGCACACTCAAGCCACTATGGCCATTCCTAGACATAGTGAAcaggaaaataatttaaatcagAATGAAATAGCTTGTGAAATGAATTTAGATGCTGAACGCAATATGAAGGAAGAACTAACAATGCCTAGCTATAATGAAGCTCTTGTCCTTCAGGAGAAGGATCATAATAAACTAAATGAAGAAGCTCCATGCACTTTGATGGCAGGTTTAAATAATAACAGCCAAGGTGCTAATAAACCTTCAATGCTTGATAAGGAACTCTGTGATTTAACAAGTGCCGGTAGTCAAGGTTCTGATGATTCATATTATTTGACAGACTCTGACACAACTGACTGTGTTGAACCAAACCATGAAATTGATAGCCTCAAAGAAACTGTCCCAAAAAATATATCTGAATGTGATGATGACACCCAATACATGTCAACATTAAATGTTTCAGAAAAAGGGAACAATTCTAAAATTAATACTGCCATTGCTGCTGGAAAACTGACAAATGATGATGCTTTATCCAGTGGCATCCACGGGGAAGGTCTAGAGAAAGAAAAGCAATCTATGGCTGTTCTCAATATTTCCAATAGCTCAGCAGAAGATGGATCAAATAACAACTGTTCACTATCTGTGATGTCTGAAAAGCTGGAGCCATGTTCACAAACGGAAGTGAAACAACTGTTTGATGGACACTGTgaagaaaaagaatgtttagATGATTTTTCCACATTTACAGATTCTATACTTGGTGATTTCCCAGAAATTCTTAAAGAGACTTGTGAAGAACCACAGATCAGCTTGAATTCTGTTCAAGGCTTTAGTGGTACACCAGATGTATCTGAGAGAAGTGAAGCTGCTGCTTCTTCTGGTTCAGCCATTTCTCAGGATGAAGCTCCATTTCCACTATCTATGAAGCATGAAGCTTCTAtagttttaaatgtctttaaaaatatgGGACATTGTATACTCCAACACATGGTCAACAGTTTTGAATGA
- the LOC106078677 gene encoding uncharacterized protein LOC106078677 isoform X2: MLKVDDFPEKFIKFCDDHDCCTNLRNLISEEMHRISSRLNSTSAHTCSFNSRKISSEASNGEHTQATMAIPRHSEQENNLNQNEIACEMNLDAERNMKEELTMPSYNEALVLQEKDHNKLNEEAPCTLMAGLNNNSQGANKPSMLDKELCDLTSAGSQGSDDSYYLTDSDTTDCVEPNHEIDSLKETVPKNISECDDDTQYMSTLNVSEKGNNSKINTAIAAGKLTNDDALSSGIHGEGLEKEKQSMAVLNISNSSAEDGSNNNCSLSVMSEKLEPCSQTEVKQLFDGHCEEKECLDDFSTFTDSILGDFPEILKETCEEPQISLNSVQGFSGTPDVSERSEAAASSGSAISQDEAPFPLSMKHEASIVLNVFKNMGHCILQHMVNSFE, from the exons ATGTTGAAAGTGGACGATTTTCCTGAAAAGTTCATTAAGTTTTGTGATGACCATGACTGCTGCACTAATCTTAGAAATCTTATATCGGAAGaaa tgCACAGAATTTCATCAAGACTGAATTCTACATCTGCTCATACATGCTCATTTAATTCAAGAAAAATTTCTAGTGAAGCTTCTAATGGAGAGCACACTCAAGCCACTATGGCCATTCCTAGACATAGTGAAcaggaaaataatttaaatcagAATGAAATAGCTTGTGAAATGAATTTAGATGCTGAACGCAATATGAAGGAAGAACTAACAATGCCTAGCTATAATGAAGCTCTTGTCCTTCAGGAGAAGGATCATAATAAACTAAATGAAGAAGCTCCATGCACTTTGATGGCAGGTTTAAATAATAACAGCCAAGGTGCTAATAAACCTTCAATGCTTGATAAGGAACTCTGTGATTTAACAAGTGCCGGTAGTCAAGGTTCTGATGATTCATATTATTTGACAGACTCTGACACAACTGACTGTGTTGAACCAAACCATGAAATTGATAGCCTCAAAGAAACTGTCCCAAAAAATATATCTGAATGTGATGATGACACCCAATACATGTCAACATTAAATGTTTCAGAAAAAGGGAACAATTCTAAAATTAATACTGCCATTGCTGCTGGAAAACTGACAAATGATGATGCTTTATCCAGTGGCATCCACGGGGAAGGTCTAGAGAAAGAAAAGCAATCTATGGCTGTTCTCAATATTTCCAATAGCTCAGCAGAAGATGGATCAAATAACAACTGTTCACTATCTGTGATGTCTGAAAAGCTGGAGCCATGTTCACAAACGGAAGTGAAACAACTGTTTGATGGACACTGTgaagaaaaagaatgtttagATGATTTTTCCACATTTACAGATTCTATACTTGGTGATTTCCCAGAAATTCTTAAAGAGACTTGTGAAGAACCACAGATCAGCTTGAATTCTGTTCAAGGCTTTAGTGGTACACCAGATGTATCTGAGAGAAGTGAAGCTGCTGCTTCTTCTGGTTCAGCCATTTCTCAGGATGAAGCTCCATTTCCACTATCTATGAAGCATGAAGCTTCTAtagttttaaatgtctttaaaaatatgGGACATTGTATACTCCAACACATGGTCAACAGTTTTGAATGA
- the LOC106078682 gene encoding nucleolar protein 14-like, translated as MGKKGLADKVRNKQKAKSKQAQNPFEVKINKVKSSVVNRKLQKWEKGLPGVSRSKAVKKRKDTLLRELHHMKKSNLLHDKRFGENDSNLTADEKMVQRFAMEKKKQIRKSDFNLNEEEVVLTHYGQSLAENLQDTIGSESDDDDASKNLKTGDLQFGGFTNDSVSWKDKMKEVIAESKKHKFERQAEKEKTLETTNELDKSWKSIVTTLNPVRDNQLNKGKVSNFMQLFHTLVMSQKSDGATDKLKTEEEKAKEEIEKLKQLEAERIARMKGDAQSSSKRDHTSADDLCDGFAVEKPRPLVSFSIDGANVEQDKDESNEEEEEDSHTDNDSDGTEEENEDEAESGDDSDTEEEEDSEEDTDNYSDLASDTESEAEADGQKKSSNVKAKKADEKLKPILKTPKIAIKPGERMDLPFIIPAPGSLNELKSLLHGHSAEEQAIIFTRLRKCHHPSLAEGNKEKLEQFHVYLLEYFGELFQEESLDKHLVNSVTVNLWEMTQMFPVSTANCLQKIIVDRQNLYASMAQSKGGRGSFVRLDTMMYLMLVELLFPTSDFKHPVTTPAIHFITQILAESPVRSIHDVVAGLFLSSLAIKFVHQSKRYIPEVVTFLHGVLFLAADMSKELKVFPPCQALGKNVSLLKVHQKCALALQDWSISELLNSTADVLNNDQFRCQALLKCLVLVQDCLTLWKDLPLLGQVMKPVQEIIGLLPEHLLPQEVMDKCESIIQLIQASESKSLKVMQPPTVKPVPLKLFEPEIEEFWAGKRKKKGPNKNENEQKRLTHKYKREMKAAIREIKRDNEVLARHQLDTVLQKDADRKRKTKTLLQNLAAQEGDYKAIKKAKY; from the exons ATGGGCAAAAAGGGATTAGCTGATAAAGTTAGAAACAAACAGAAGGCAAAGAGCAAGCAGGCACAAAATCCATTTGAAGTTAAAATCAACAAAGTGAAAAGCTCAGTAGTGAATAGAAAGCTACAGAAATGGGAAAAAGGCTTGCCTGGAGTATCTAGATCAAAAGCTGTCAAAAAG CGTAAAGATACACTGCTTAGAGAACTTCATCATATGAAAAAGTCCAATTTATTGCATGACAAACGATTTGGAGAGAATGATTCCAACCTCACAGCTGATGAAAAGATGGTTCAGAGATTTGCAATGGAGAAGaag AAACAAATTCGAAAGAGTGATTTTAATTTGAATGAAGAAGAAGTGGTACTAACTCACTACGGTCAGTCTCTAGCTGAGAACTTGCAGGATACCATTGGTAGTGAGTCTGATGATGATGACGCCTCTAAAAATCTTAAAACAG gtGATCTTCAGTTTGGTGGTTTCACTAATGACAGTGTTTCATGGAAAGATAAAATGAAAGAAGTTATAGCTGAATCTAAAAAACATAAG TTTGAACGTCaagcagaaaaagaaaagacattaGAGACAACAAATGAGCTAGATAAAAGCTGGAAGAGCATCGTGACAACACTGAACCCAGTG AGAGACAATCAGCTGAATAAAGGCAAAGTTTCAAATTTCATGCAGTTGTTCCATACACTGGTTATGAGCCAAAAGTCTGACGGA GCGACTGATAAATTAAAAACTGAAGAAGAAAAAGCCaaggaagaaatagagaaattAAAACAGCTAGAG GCAGAAAGAATTGCTAGGATGAAAGGTGATGCACAGAGTTCTTCAAAGAGGGACCACACGTCTGCTGATGATTTATGTGATGG ATTTGCTGTTGAGAAACCCAGGCCCTTGGTATCCTTTAGCATTGATGGAGCTAATGTTGAGCAGGATAAAGATGAAAGCAacgaggaggaggaggaggattCACATACAGATAATGACAGTGATGGAACTGAGGAAGAAAATGAAGATGAGGCTGAGTCAGGTGATGATTCAGACACAGAGGAAGAAGAGGACTCAGAAGAAGATACAGATAACTATTCAGACTTAGCCTCGGATACTGAAAGTGAAGCTGAAGCAGATGGACAGAAAAAGTCCTCAAATGTTAAAGCTAAAAAAGCCGATGAAAAATTGAAGCCTATCCTGAAAACACCAAAG attgcaaTAAAACCAGGGGAGAGAATGGATTTGCCATTCATTATTCcag CTCCTGGAAGTCTGAATGAGCTGAAATCTCTCCTCCATGGACATAGTGCAGAGGAACAGGCCATTATATTCACCAGGCTAAGAAAGTGCCACCATCCCAGTTTGGCTGAaggaaataaagaaaagttaGAG CAATTTCATGTGTACTTACTGGAGTATTTTGGCGAACTGTTTCAAGAAGAAAGTCTGGACAAACATCTTGTAAACTCTGTTACTGTCAACCTTTGGGAAATGACTCAGATGTTTCCAGTGTCAACGGCTAATTGCCTGcagaaaataattgttgacaGGCAGAATTTATATGCATCCATGGCACAGAGCAAAGGAGGCAGAGGATCTTTTGTTAGACTAGACACT ATGATGTATTTAATGCTTGTTGAGCTGCTATTCCCAACTTCAGATTTTAAACATCCTGTTACAACTCCTGCCATTCATTTTATTACACAAATATTAGCAGAG TCCCCTGTAAGGAGCATTCATGATGTTGTTGCTGGtttatttttgtcttctttggcAATCAAG TTTGTTCATCAGTCAAAAAGATACATTCCTGAAGTGGTCACTTTTTTGCATGGAGTTTTGTTTTTAGCTGCAGACATGTCAAAAG AGCTGAAAGTGTTCCCCCCATGTCAAGCTTTAGGAAAGAATGTTAGTCTATTAAAAGTTCATCAGAAATG TGCCCTGGCATTGCAAGACTGGTCCATAAGTGAACTGCTTAATTCCACAGCTGATGTGCTTAACAATGATCAGTTCAG GTGCCAAGCTTTACTTAAGTGTTTAGTACTTGTTCAAGATTGTTTGACATTGTGGAAAGATTTACCATTGCTGGGTCAGGTTATGAAACCTGTTCAagaaattataggcctacttccTGAGCATTTACTGCCACAAGAGGTCATG GATAAATGTGAGTCAATCATCCAACTGATTCAAGCTAGTGAAAGTAAATCTTTAAAAGTCATGCAGCCGCCAACTGTGAAACCTGTGCCTCTAAAGCTGTTTGAACCTGAGATAGAAGAATT ttGGGCTGGTAAACGCAAGAAGAAGGGACCcaacaaaaatgaaaatgaacaaaAGAGACTGACCCACAAGTACAAACGAGAGATGAAGGCAGCTATCAGAGAAATCAAGAGAGATAATGAAGTTCTTGCACGTCACCAACTTGACACTGTTTTACAAAA AGATGCAGACAGgaagagaaagacaaaaacaCTTTTGCAAAACTTGGCTGCTCAAGAAGGAGATTACAAGGCCATTAAAAAAGCCAAATATTGA
- the LOC106078677 gene encoding uncharacterized protein LOC106078677 isoform X3, whose amino-acid sequence MHRISSRLNSTSAHTCSFNSRKISSEASNGEHTQATMAIPRHSEQENNLNQNEIACEMNLDAERNMKEELTMPSYNEALVLQEKDHNKLNEEAPCTLMAGLNNNSQGANKPSMLDKELCDLTSAGSQGSDDSYYLTDSDTTDCVEPNHEIDSLKETVPKNISECDDDTQYMSTLNVSEKGNNSKINTAIAAGKLTNDDALSSGIHGEGLEKEKQSMAVLNISNSSAEDGSNNNCSLSVMSEKLEPCSQTEVKQLFDGHCEEKECLDDFSTFTDSILGDFPEILKETCEEPQISLNSVQGFSGTPDVSERSEAAASSGSAISQDEAPFPLSMKHEASIVLNVFKNMGHCILQHMVNSFE is encoded by the exons A tgCACAGAATTTCATCAAGACTGAATTCTACATCTGCTCATACATGCTCATTTAATTCAAGAAAAATTTCTAGTGAAGCTTCTAATGGAGAGCACACTCAAGCCACTATGGCCATTCCTAGACATAGTGAAcaggaaaataatttaaatcagAATGAAATAGCTTGTGAAATGAATTTAGATGCTGAACGCAATATGAAGGAAGAACTAACAATGCCTAGCTATAATGAAGCTCTTGTCCTTCAGGAGAAGGATCATAATAAACTAAATGAAGAAGCTCCATGCACTTTGATGGCAGGTTTAAATAATAACAGCCAAGGTGCTAATAAACCTTCAATGCTTGATAAGGAACTCTGTGATTTAACAAGTGCCGGTAGTCAAGGTTCTGATGATTCATATTATTTGACAGACTCTGACACAACTGACTGTGTTGAACCAAACCATGAAATTGATAGCCTCAAAGAAACTGTCCCAAAAAATATATCTGAATGTGATGATGACACCCAATACATGTCAACATTAAATGTTTCAGAAAAAGGGAACAATTCTAAAATTAATACTGCCATTGCTGCTGGAAAACTGACAAATGATGATGCTTTATCCAGTGGCATCCACGGGGAAGGTCTAGAGAAAGAAAAGCAATCTATGGCTGTTCTCAATATTTCCAATAGCTCAGCAGAAGATGGATCAAATAACAACTGTTCACTATCTGTGATGTCTGAAAAGCTGGAGCCATGTTCACAAACGGAAGTGAAACAACTGTTTGATGGACACTGTgaagaaaaagaatgtttagATGATTTTTCCACATTTACAGATTCTATACTTGGTGATTTCCCAGAAATTCTTAAAGAGACTTGTGAAGAACCACAGATCAGCTTGAATTCTGTTCAAGGCTTTAGTGGTACACCAGATGTATCTGAGAGAAGTGAAGCTGCTGCTTCTTCTGGTTCAGCCATTTCTCAGGATGAAGCTCCATTTCCACTATCTATGAAGCATGAAGCTTCTAtagttttaaatgtctttaaaaatatgGGACATTGTATACTCCAACACATGGTCAACAGTTTTGAATGA